The DNA sequence GGAAAAACTTAAATGGTTGTAAATATGCAATATCTTAAAAGAGAAAGTTCAGTGAGtcagcatttttattaaaatctaaccAGCACTTAATTagtaaaagaaaagtgaataatctcacacaattagatgaaatctcatatTATTAAAAACACCAATAAAAACTAATGAATGGTTATAAATTACAAAACTTACTGGGCTAGCATTCTTCTTCTTAAAAAATAggcatccaattttttttttgagcCAGATGAGGCCCAAAATATGAGTAAAAAGTAGGGTTAGGCCCATCGACAATTGAGTTGCGTTTGCATCTCTTCTTCCCGAGTGTCTGCAGTGGTCAGTGTGTAGCTTTCTGAGTGGCATTCTCATCGATCAAACTCGCTTCATTCTTCACATCACACTTGAAAACCTCAACAAAGATGTTCAAAAAGTACGCTCCAAACACATGCTTGCCTACACCGATATCTACTCAATATTACTATCTAGATTCTCATgccgttcctcctcctcctcctttttttttctttttaatttcggttttcaatTTCTAATTTCCTTTCCTATTATTTGTTCGGGTTTTGTTAATAATAATTGCATGGTGCCTTAATCGGAACCACACGAAACCCTCTGAATCAGATTCTCACTTTTTCGTTCCCTGAATTCAAGCTGTTATGTGTCTCTGCCTATATACATTCAGATTTAACtgcttaaaaaaaaatcataaagaacctcttttttttttgtgttcatTTTCAGATTTTCGTTTGAGGATGTGTCTGCTCAGAATCAAGTGAAGGCCTCTGTTCAACGAAAAATTCGACAAAGTATCGCAGAGGAGGTGAAATTCCTTTTTTGGGTTTAGTTTTTTGTTGTAAATTTTAACCTTGACATAACAAATCCAACAAAGTATGAATTTATCTTGTCGTTGCACTCTTATGTTATTTATGGCACTGACTTCAGTTACCCCTTTGTAGTATCCTGGTTTGGAACCAGTATTGGATGATATACTTCCTAAGAAGTCCCCTCTTATAGTTGCTAAAtggtttgttatttatttatttttgattgtGCGTTTCGTTGTTTCACAAATTTTATGGTTGTTAAGTGCTAACTGCTTGATTTTTCTTGCTCCTGCTCTAGTCAGAACCATCTGAATCTGGTGCTAGTGAACAATGTGCCTTTGTTTTTCAGTGTCCGGGATGGACCATACATGCCCACATTGCGACTTCTCCATCAATGTAAGTTCATATATGTGTTTCCTCTAATTTTAACTTGTCTATACTCTTTCTTCTTGAATAAACGTGCAAGTTGATGAATAATTTTCATTGCATTCCAGTGAGTGATTTGACTGGTTATCTTCCATGGTTATATATTGCGTGTGTATCCAATCAAAACAGTTATGAAGCTTACCAATGATTGTGTGACATAGATTTAACTTTGTATAGAAATTGGTACAGAGCTCAAATAAAAATGGTGATTAGACATTAGTCGGATTTAACTTTTGCATCAGTTTCTTAAGCATGGCAGTGGAAATTTGGTGGTTGGGATTGATTTGTATTACAGCAGCAGAATAAAGGAAAACATTCAATGACATGGTTTATTGGCTTCTTCTATGCATATAATGTTAGAGGAGTAATGAACGGAAATTCTGAATTGCTATAAAGTTTTGCAAGTGTTCATCACTTATATTTCATATGAATTGTATTATTGCTTTTGATTTTACAGATCCAAATATAATGAAGAAACTACAAGTTGACCGTGGTGCAATAAGATTTGTGTTGTCGGGTGCAAACATAATGTGCCCTGGCCTTACGTCTCCTGGTGGTGCTTTGGATGAGGAAGTGGAGGCAGAAAGTCCTGTGGTACTGACAACTTTTTCTTAACTAATTGTTATACACAAAGTTTGCATTTGGTCGTGGTGTATTTATACTATTGGTATATCATGCATTTATCTGGTCTCAGGCTGTTATGGCTGAAGGGAAACAGCATGCTCTTGCTATTGGCTTTACAAAAATGTCAGCAAAAGACATGTAAGAAGCTTGCCTTATCTCTTATTACATGGGACATGCTGACtgaaataaattattcttttggcCCAACTATTCAAACTCTGCCAGAGGTTCCTTCTTTTAAGTTAATATAAAGTTATGTATTCAGCCTGTTCGTATTAGCTAATAATGTCTTCATGTAAGTTGGTGAAAACACCATTAGCATGTTAACTAGTGAAGAATGGACTGAATGAATCACCACTTAATTGATAAACATGGTATCTGTTAGAATTTCTAGTTGTCAATAACTCTGCCATAAATGATTCAGGGAAAAAATTGACGTGAAAGAAAAACCTAGATCTTGGTATATGGTGTGTTACTGGAACTAGCTCACCTGAAGACTATGTTTATACCTTCATTGCTTATAATATCAATGTTGCTTGCATCTATGTCTCAGCATTTTTGCTTCTGATCAAGGAATAAAACTTACTAAAGGAAGTCAATGCAGAAACAAAGTGATGTTATGACGTGTCTGGTATAAAATCAGGGAATTGGAGTTGCAAGCCTTCCCTGGTTATTGTTCCACTCACGAAGTTAAATTACTTTCATGGTTTCAGAAAAGCAATCAACAAGGGAATTGGGGTTGACAACCTGCATTATCTCAATGACGGTCTTTGGAAGGTATTGAATGATACATGTTTTCCTCCTGTCATATTCCATAGTAATTCATGTAGTTCTCATATCTTTGTTCTTTGACATCGCAATAAAAAACAACGCTTTTCTTATTTCTCTTTCTTATGTTGATTTGAACAAATAGAACTTTTTGGTGTTACATTGAAAAGCCAATCAAATTTCCATGCATTTCTTCTTTTGCCCAAATTTTGAATCCTCTACTAAGTGCTTGATATTGTATATTTGCACTGATTTGAATATTTATGTAGATGGAGCGACTCGATTGAAGATGCTG is a window from the Arachis hypogaea cultivar Tifrunner chromosome 17, arahy.Tifrunner.gnm2.J5K5, whole genome shotgun sequence genome containing:
- the LOC112764027 gene encoding uncharacterized protein isoform X1 — translated: MFKKFSFEDVSAQNQVKASVQRKIRQSIAEEYPGLEPVLDDILPKKSPLIVAKCQNHLNLVLVNNVPLFFSVRDGPYMPTLRLLHQYPNIMKKLQVDRGAIRFVLSGANIMCPGLTSPGGALDEEVEAESPVAVMAEGKQHALAIGFTKMSAKDIKAINKGIGVDNLHYLNDGLWKMERLD
- the LOC112764027 gene encoding uncharacterized protein isoform X2, giving the protein MFKKFSFEDVSAQNQVKASVQRKIRQSIAEEYPGLEPVLDDILPKKSPLIVAKCVRDGPYMPTLRLLHQYPNIMKKLQVDRGAIRFVLSGANIMCPGLTSPGGALDEEVEAESPVAVMAEGKQHALAIGFTKMSAKDIKAINKGIGVDNLHYLNDGLWKMERLD